In Papaver somniferum cultivar HN1 chromosome 1, ASM357369v1, whole genome shotgun sequence, a genomic segment contains:
- the LOC113281292 gene encoding protein GRAVITROPIC IN THE LIGHT 1-like: MDSNNVSGLVKNFTKVLRFRTTTNGVGSKERIKKSKFQDKPNKDSAFVVTGTQSFEDDKDEKVKIKASIEALLSKLFASISAIKASYAQIQISESPYDPDGIQSGDELVINELKNLSELKQSYSKKVIDSSPQVTMLLAEIQEQQSLLKTYDIMSKKYESQLKLQDSEITFLREKLEESDELNRSIEQRLNPKGPLSVLDNLHLDDLNPTRFITVLRHTIKSVRIFTKLMLEEMVTSGWDIDAAANSIQPGSVYLKSNHKCFAFESFVCRIMFDCFQYPNFALFKESLAEQKQQNLQFFQTFMDFKEQSPQEILRLNSTFRKFLRVKYLDVVHPKMEFSFFGDMNQRNLINSGRYPETKFFTKFLEMAKMVWLLHCLGFSFNPQASIFQTRKGCRFSEVFMGSVNLDESHSHLGNPRVSFTVVPGFKIGKTIIQCQVYLSVG, from the coding sequence ATGGATTCAAACAACGTAAGTGGTTTAGTTAAAAATTTCACTAAAGTTCTTCGCTTTAGAACAACTACAAATGGAGTTGGATCTAAAGAGAGAATAAAAAAGAGCAAATTTCAAGATAAACCCAATAAGGATTCAGCTTTTGTTGTCACTGGTACTCAATCATTTGAAGATGACAAAGATGAGAAAGTTAAAATCAAAGCTTCAATTGAAGCTCTACTTTCGAAACTTTTTGCTAGTATttctgccattaaagcttcttatGCTCAAATTCAGATATCTGAATCTCCTTATGATCCTGATGGTATTCAATCTGGTGATGAATTGGTTATCAATGAACTAAAAAATCTATCTGAACTAAAGCAGAGTTATTCGAAGAAAGTAATCGATTCGTCTCCTCAAGTTACTATGTTATTAGCTGAAATTCAAGAACAACAGTCTCTCTTAAAGACATATGATATCATGAGTAAGAAATATGAGTCCCAATTGAAGCTTCAAGATTCTGAGATTACATTCCTTAGAGAGAAATTGGAAGAATCTGATGAGTTAAATAGGTCAATTGAACAGAGATTAAACCCTAAAGGACCTTTATCAGTTCTTGATAATCTTCATCTTGATGACTTAAACCCTACTCGTTTTATTACAGTTCTTCGGCATACCATTAAATCGGTTCGGATCTTTACTAAGTTGATGCTTGAAGAAATGGTAACTTCTGGTTGGGATATCGACGCAGCAGCCAATTCGATTCAGCCAGGTTCGGTTTATCTGAAATCCAATCACAAATGTTTCGCTTTCGAATCATTTGTATGTAGAATTATGTTTGATTGTTTCCAGTATCCCAACTTTGCTTTATTCAAAGAATCTCTAGCTgaacaaaaacaacagaatctTCAATTCTTTCAGACTTTCATGGATTTCAAAGAGCAATCTCCGCAAGAAATTCTAAGGCTGAATTCAACGTTTAGGAAGTTTTTACGTGTCAAGTACTTGGACGTGGTTCATCCAAAGATGGAGTTTTCATTCTTCGGTGATATGAATCAGAGAAATCTTATAAACTCCGGGAGGTACCCCGAAACGAAATTCTTTACTAAGTTTCTCGAAATGGCAAAGATGGTTTGGCTTTTACATTGTCTTGGCTTTTCATTCAATCCTCAGGCTTCAATATTTCAAACAAGAAAAGGTTGTAGATTCTCGGAAGTCTTCATGGGAAGTGTAAATTTGGACGAGTCTCACTCTCATCTTGGGAACCCTCGGGTATCATTCACTGTTGTTCCCGGATTCAAGATTGGTAAAACCATAATTCAGTGCCAGGTTTATCTATCAGTTGGGTAA